The Acinetobacter wuhouensis genome includes the window TTACATATAAATATAACATATTCTAAGCTTAATACAATGCTCATCATCATTTCTTACTTATAGGTTTTGCTTTAGGCTCTCCATATACCGTGGCTCACAAACTTAAAGTTGCTCGACCTACGAAACACGTCATGTCTATCTCAGCTTGAATGAAAAACATCGCGGCAAACTTAGTGCTCAATCAGATTCAGATCATATACGTGAGTTAAATCTACTCTCACCCAATAAAAGTAAATTTATACGCTTATTACAACACCAATTTACTGAACATCATCTAATCATTAACAATCGACGTTTTTATGTTGTTGATTGGGATAATTACCCTATTGTTATCTTTGAATACCGAGATGGTACGCAAGCGATGAAATTGCAAGACCAAGACGATGGTTTGCCATTATTTTTTGTACAAAGCCATTCTTTCGAGTGAATCTATTGAAAGTGACAAAAACAAGCCTATAAATTAGTGCTTAAGCATTGATTATGTTAAATAAACTAACACTCAATATTTAACTCATTAATATTAATAATAAGTTCTACTACACCAAAACATTTAAAAACCTTAAACCAATACCTGGCTCGGTCACAATATATTTAGGATGTACAGCATTATCATTCAATTTAGCTCTTAGTTTAGCAACTAGAATTCGTAAATAATGCGTGTCTTCCTGATGTGTCGGCCCCCATAACTCCTTTAGAATTTGAGGTTGAGTCAATAATTGACCTTTATGTTGAGCCAATAGACTGAGTAATTGATATTCCTTTCGGGTTAAAGTCACTAAATTCTGTTCTAAAAATACCTGACGTTGAGCAAAATCAATTTTGAGTACACCATCATCAAAAATAGCTGATTCAACTGCAACATGTTGATATTGCCGAAGTAAGACACGTATTCTTGCCATTAACTCTTGTACACTAAATGGTTTAGTCACATAGTCATTCGCACCAGCATCAAGTAGTTTTACTTTTTCAACTTCATCCGCACGTACAGAAAGTACAATCACTGGAGTTTTTGACCATGTTCGCAATTCTTCAAGAACATCAAACCCATCTAAATCAGGTAATCCAAGATCCAGTATAATTAAATCAGCACCTTGCAATGCCAATAATTCTAAGCCTTTTTGCCCATTTTCAGCCAATAAAGTTTTATAGCCTTGTGCTCTAAGTGCTATATCTAAAAATTTACGAATCTGTGTTTCATCATCAATAATTAAAATATGCGTCGTTGAACTGACTGTAGCATTTTTCTCAGACATCATTATTCCTCACAAACACAGATAACCAATTAAAATCAATAATTTA containing:
- a CDS encoding response regulator, with translation MSEKNATVSSTTHILIIDDETQIRKFLDIALRAQGYKTLLAENGQKGLELLALQGADLIILDLGLPDLDGFDVLEELRTWSKTPVIVLSVRADEVEKVKLLDAGANDYVTKPFSVQELMARIRVLLRQYQHVAVESAIFDDGVLKIDFAQRQVFLEQNLVTLTRKEYQLLSLLAQHKGQLLTQPQILKELWGPTHQEDTHYLRILVAKLRAKLNDNAVHPKYIVTEPGIGLRFLNVLV